From one Bradyrhizobium sp. Ash2021 genomic stretch:
- a CDS encoding putative quinol monooxygenase, which translates to MIYVVATLTVKPETRAEFIAAATACIKETRKEPGNIAYDLHESVTDPSKMVFVEQWENAEALVPHRGMEHMKTFGRVAVQCMSAPPKIEVITPEKVDVR; encoded by the coding sequence GTGATCTACGTCGTTGCCACACTGACCGTCAAACCTGAAACGCGCGCCGAATTCATTGCGGCGGCTACCGCCTGCATCAAGGAAACCCGCAAAGAGCCGGGCAATATCGCCTATGATCTGCACGAGAGCGTCACTGATCCTTCCAAGATGGTGTTCGTCGAGCAGTGGGAAAATGCCGAAGCGCTGGTTCCGCACCGCGGCATGGAGCACATGAAGACTTTTGGCCGCGTCGCGGTGCAATGCATGAGCGCGCCGCCGAAAATCGAAGTGATCACGCCGGAAAAGGTCGACGTCCGCTAA
- a CDS encoding urease subunit beta, with product MIPGELFIKDGEIELNAGRKTVTLTVANSGDRPIQVGSHYHFFETNPALKFDRKKARGMRLDIAAGTAVRFEPGQTRDVQLVALAGKRVIYGFRGEVMGKL from the coding sequence ATGATCCCCGGCGAACTCTTCATCAAGGACGGCGAGATCGAGCTCAACGCCGGCCGCAAGACGGTGACGTTGACGGTCGCCAATAGCGGCGACCGGCCGATCCAGGTCGGCTCGCACTACCATTTCTTCGAGACCAATCCGGCGCTGAAGTTCGACCGCAAGAAGGCGCGCGGCATGCGGCTCGACATCGCCGCCGGCACCGCGGTGCGGTTCGAGCCCGGCCAGACCCGCGACGTGCAACTGGTCGCGCTCGCAGGCAAGCGCGTGATCTACGGATTTCGCGGCGAGGTAATGGGCAAGCTGTGA
- the ureG gene encoding urease accessory protein UreG: MSNSHGPLRIGIGGPVGSGKTALMDLLCKSMRDTYDIAAITNDIYTKWDAEFLVRSGSLTADRIAGVETGGCPHTAIREDASMNLAAVADMRAKFPNLDLVLIESGGDNLAATFSPELADLTIYVIDVAAGDKIPSKGGPGITRSDLLVINKIDLAPHVGASLEKMDTDAKRMRGERPFVMTNLKKSEGLARIIAFIEAKGGLRPAARVKAG, translated from the coding sequence ATGTCTAATTCTCACGGCCCGCTTCGGATCGGCATCGGCGGCCCGGTTGGCTCCGGAAAGACCGCGCTGATGGACCTGCTCTGCAAATCGATGCGCGACACCTACGACATCGCCGCGATCACCAACGACATCTACACCAAATGGGACGCGGAGTTTCTGGTGCGGTCGGGCTCGCTGACCGCCGACCGCATCGCCGGCGTCGAGACCGGCGGCTGTCCGCACACCGCGATCCGCGAGGACGCCTCGATGAATCTGGCGGCGGTCGCCGACATGCGCGCCAAGTTTCCCAACCTCGACCTGGTGCTGATCGAATCCGGCGGCGACAATCTGGCCGCCACCTTCTCGCCGGAGCTTGCTGACTTGACGATCTACGTTATCGACGTCGCCGCCGGCGACAAGATCCCCTCCAAGGGCGGGCCGGGCATCACCCGCTCGGACCTGCTGGTGATCAACAAGATCGACCTCGCACCCCATGTCGGCGCGTCGCTGGAAAAGATGGACACCGATGCGAAGCGGATGCGCGGCGAGCGGCCGTTCGTGATGACCAATCTGAAGAAGAGCGAGGGGCTGGCGCGCATCATCGCCTTCATCGAGGCCAAGGGCGGCCTCCGCCCGGCGGCGCGGGTCAAGGCGGGTTAA
- the ureC gene encoding urease subunit alpha, with protein MSVKIKRSVYADMFGPTTGDRVRLADTDLIIEVEKDFTTYGEEVKFGGGKVIRDGMGQSQVTNKQGAADTVITNALIVDHWGIVKADVAIKEGFIGAIGKAGNPDIQPGVTIVIGPGTDVIAGEGKILTAGGFDSHIHFICPQQIEHALMSGVTSMLGGGTGPSHGTFATTCTPGPWHMARMIQSFDAFPVNLGISGKGNASRPAALVEMIKAGACALKLHEDWGTTPAAIDNCLSVADDYDIQVMIHSDTLNESGFVEDTVKAFKGRTIHAFHTEGAGGGHAPDIIKIAGLKNVLPSSTNPTRPFTRNTIDEHLDMLMVCHHLDPSIAEDLAFAESRIRKETIAAEDILHDLGALSMMSSDSQAMGRLGEVIIRTWQTADKMKKQRGSLPEDKGNNDNFRVKRYIAKYTINPAIAHGVSKLIGSVEKGKLADLVLWSPAFFGVKPDCIIKGGSIVAAPMGDPNASIPTPQPVHYQPMFAAYGKSLTASSVVFTSKAAITGGLARKLGIDKKLYAVQNTRDGISKKSMIHNGATPKIEVDPETYEVRADGELLTCAPAEVLPMAQRYFMF; from the coding sequence ATGTCCGTAAAAATCAAACGTTCCGTCTATGCCGACATGTTCGGGCCGACCACCGGCGACCGGGTGCGGCTGGCCGATACCGATCTCATCATCGAGGTCGAAAAGGATTTCACCACCTACGGCGAGGAAGTGAAATTCGGCGGCGGCAAGGTGATCCGCGACGGCATGGGGCAATCCCAGGTCACCAACAAGCAGGGCGCGGCCGATACCGTCATCACCAATGCGCTGATCGTCGACCACTGGGGCATCGTCAAAGCCGACGTCGCGATCAAGGAAGGTTTTATCGGCGCGATCGGCAAGGCCGGCAATCCTGATATCCAGCCCGGCGTCACCATCGTGATCGGCCCCGGCACCGACGTGATCGCGGGCGAGGGCAAGATCCTCACCGCGGGCGGCTTCGACAGCCATATCCATTTCATCTGCCCGCAGCAGATCGAACATGCCTTGATGTCGGGCGTCACCTCGATGCTGGGCGGCGGCACCGGCCCCTCGCACGGCACGTTCGCGACCACCTGCACGCCCGGCCCGTGGCACATGGCGCGGATGATCCAGTCGTTCGACGCTTTTCCGGTCAATCTCGGCATATCCGGCAAGGGCAACGCCTCGCGTCCGGCCGCGCTGGTCGAGATGATCAAGGCCGGCGCCTGCGCGCTGAAACTGCACGAAGACTGGGGCACCACGCCGGCCGCAATCGACAATTGCCTCTCGGTCGCGGACGATTACGACATCCAGGTGATGATCCACTCGGACACGCTGAACGAATCCGGCTTCGTCGAAGACACGGTAAAAGCCTTCAAGGGTCGCACCATCCATGCCTTCCACACCGAAGGCGCCGGCGGCGGCCATGCGCCGGATATCATTAAAATTGCAGGGCTGAAGAACGTGCTGCCGTCCTCGACCAACCCGACCCGGCCGTTCACCCGCAACACCATCGACGAGCATCTGGACATGCTGATGGTGTGCCACCATCTCGATCCCTCGATCGCGGAGGATCTCGCCTTCGCCGAAAGCCGCATCCGGAAAGAGACCATCGCCGCCGAAGACATTCTGCACGATCTCGGCGCGCTCTCGATGATGTCATCGGACTCGCAGGCGATGGGCCGGCTCGGCGAAGTCATCATCCGCACCTGGCAGACCGCCGACAAGATGAAGAAGCAGCGCGGATCGTTGCCGGAAGACAAGGGCAACAACGACAATTTCCGCGTCAAGCGCTACATCGCCAAATACACCATCAACCCCGCGATCGCGCATGGCGTGTCAAAACTGATCGGCTCGGTGGAGAAGGGCAAGCTCGCCGACCTCGTATTGTGGTCGCCGGCGTTCTTCGGCGTGAAACCGGATTGCATCATCAAGGGTGGCTCGATCGTGGCCGCTCCCATGGGCGATCCCAACGCGTCGATCCCGACCCCGCAGCCCGTGCATTACCAGCCGATGTTTGCGGCCTACGGCAAGTCGCTGACGGCGTCCTCGGTGGTGTTCACGTCCAAGGCGGCTATCACCGGTGGGCTGGCGCGAAAACTCGGCATCGATAAGAAGCTGTACGCGGTGCAAAATACCCGTGACGGCATCTCGAAAAAGAGCATGATCCACAACGGCGCCACCCCAAAAATCGAGGTCGATCCCGAGACCTATGAGGTGCGCGCGGACGGCGAACTGCTGACCTGCGCCCCGGCCGAGGTGCTGCCCATGGCGCAGCGCTATTTCATGTTCTAA
- a CDS encoding urease accessory protein UreF: MLMTTSEPLAFDDRRGMTADEGAALYRLMTWLSPGFPVGAFSYSSGIEWAVEAGDIVDAASLRDWLAAMLADGSGFCDGVFLAQAHRAASARDDAQLREIAELAAAFVPSRERQLETSTQGRAFIEIARAAWSCDGLDERVAACGGAVVYPVAVGVVSAAHAIPLAPAMHAFLHALVSNWISAGARLVPLGQTDSQRLLAALEPAVVVTAGRALEASLDDLGSATFRADLASLRHETQYTRLFRS; this comes from the coding sequence ATGCTCATGACCACAAGTGAACCCTTGGCCTTCGACGACCGGCGCGGGATGACGGCAGACGAGGGCGCGGCGCTGTACCGGCTGATGACCTGGCTGTCGCCGGGCTTTCCGGTCGGCGCGTTCTCCTATTCCAGCGGCATCGAATGGGCGGTGGAGGCTGGCGATATCGTCGATGCCGCCAGCTTGCGCGACTGGCTCGCGGCGATGCTGGCGGATGGGTCCGGATTTTGCGACGGCGTGTTTCTGGCGCAGGCGCATCGGGCAGCATCCGCGCGCGATGACGCCCAGCTTCGCGAGATCGCCGAGCTTGCCGCCGCCTTCGTGCCCTCGCGCGAGCGCCAGCTCGAAACTTCCACGCAGGGCCGCGCCTTCATCGAGATCGCGCGCGCGGCCTGGAGCTGCGACGGGCTGGACGAACGGGTCGCGGCCTGCGGCGGCGCGGTCGTCTATCCGGTCGCGGTCGGCGTCGTCAGCGCTGCGCACGCCATTCCGCTGGCGCCCGCGATGCACGCGTTCCTGCACGCGCTGGTGTCGAACTGGATTTCCGCCGGCGCGCGGCTGGTGCCGCTCGGGCAAACCGACAGCCAGCGCCTGCTCGCCGCGCTCGAGCCGGCCGTCGTCGTTACCGCAGGCCGCGCGCTGGAAGCCTCGTTGGACGATCTCGGCAGCGCGACGTTTCGCGCCGACCTGGCGAGCCTGCGCCACGAGACGCAGTACACGCGGCTGTTCCGGTCATGA
- a CDS encoding putative quinol monooxygenase, which yields MIYVIATTPMKPENKDDFIKGHKACTAETLKEKGCISYDGHVSVNNPNLYVVVERWETRDDLNAHGRAPHMKVWREYSSQMKTAPTVIEIISDGKVEKF from the coding sequence ATGATCTACGTCATCGCCACCACGCCGATGAAGCCGGAAAACAAGGACGACTTCATCAAGGGGCACAAAGCCTGTACCGCCGAAACACTCAAGGAAAAGGGCTGCATCTCCTATGACGGCCATGTCAGCGTGAACAACCCCAATCTGTATGTGGTGGTGGAGCGCTGGGAGACCCGCGACGATCTCAATGCGCATGGCCGCGCGCCCCATATGAAGGTGTGGCGGGAGTATTCTTCGCAGATGAAGACGGCGCCGACGGTGATCGAGATCATAAGCGACGGCAAGGTTGAGAAGTTCTAA
- a CDS encoding HD domain-containing protein, translating into MTSDGIRLVTRAAHFAAQRHADQRRKGRRCEPYINHLAEVAALLSEATEGEDAALVAACFLHDTIEDTRTSLDELRDLFGEDIAAIVMEVTDDKSLPKLERKRLQIVTAPKKSRRAKLLKLADATSNVRTLAVDPPADWDADRALDYIAWAEQVIGHCRGLNSKLEQAFDAAVSGARAAVLSRVA; encoded by the coding sequence ATGACGTCCGACGGAATACGCCTGGTGACGCGTGCCGCTCACTTTGCCGCACAGCGCCATGCCGATCAGCGCCGCAAGGGGCGGCGCTGCGAGCCCTATATCAATCATCTGGCGGAAGTCGCGGCGTTGCTTTCCGAAGCGACCGAAGGCGAAGACGCGGCGCTGGTCGCCGCGTGTTTTCTGCATGACACGATCGAGGATACCCGGACATCGCTGGACGAGCTGCGAGATTTGTTCGGCGAGGACATTGCCGCCATTGTGATGGAAGTCACCGACGACAAGAGTCTGCCGAAGCTGGAACGCAAGCGTCTGCAAATCGTGACGGCGCCGAAGAAAAGCCGGCGGGCGAAGCTGCTCAAGCTGGCCGATGCGACCAGCAACGTCCGGACGCTCGCGGTCGATCCGCCCGCCGATTGGGACGCCGATCGTGCGCTGGACTACATTGCCTGGGCCGAACAGGTGATCGGCCATTGCCGTGGATTAAATTCAAAGCTCGAACAGGCATTCGATGCCGCGGTGAGCGGCGCGCGTGCGGCCGTTCTGTCGCGTGTGGCATAA
- a CDS encoding urease accessory protein UreE, translated as MIRATRVEGQHHWTHAAADTVVLDFDDRHRRRMAMTGTRGLEFLLDLENATALRGGDALVLEDGRLIEVVAAAEPLVEIRGADPLHLVRVAWHLGNRHLPTQIMPKGLRIRRDHVIEAMVKGLGARIIEIEAPFDPEGGAYASGHAYASEPAAHAHDHSSHDHGHHHDHHSDHDHHGDHDHHSDHHHHDEHCDHDHHDHSHAHDHK; from the coding sequence ATGATCCGCGCTACCCGAGTTGAAGGCCAGCATCACTGGACGCACGCCGCGGCCGACACCGTCGTGCTCGATTTCGACGACCGGCACCGGCGGCGGATGGCGATGACGGGCACGCGCGGGCTCGAATTCCTGCTCGACCTCGAAAACGCCACAGCCTTGCGCGGCGGCGATGCGTTGGTGCTGGAAGACGGCCGGCTGATCGAGGTGGTCGCGGCGGCCGAGCCGCTGGTCGAGATCAGGGGCGCCGATCCGCTGCATCTGGTCCGGGTCGCCTGGCATCTCGGCAACCGGCATCTGCCGACGCAGATCATGCCCAAAGGCCTGCGCATCCGGCGCGACCACGTCATCGAGGCGATGGTGAAGGGGTTAGGGGCGCGCATCATCGAGATCGAGGCGCCGTTCGATCCCGAAGGCGGCGCCTATGCGAGCGGCCACGCCTATGCGTCCGAGCCTGCCGCGCACGCGCACGATCATTCGTCGCACGATCATGGTCATCACCACGATCACCACAGTGATCACGATCACCACGGTGATCACGATCACCATAGTGATCACCATCACCACGACGAGCATTGCGATCACGACCACCACGATCACTCCCATGCTCATGACCACAAGTGA